The genomic stretch ATATTTATAGAATTATTAATAAAAAAAGAACCCTAAAGCCCTCCCATGTCAGCAAAGGAATAATAACCTTCGGCAGTGATGATGATATGGTCCATTACCGGTAAATCCAAAAGTTTGCCTGCTTTGACCAATTTTTCTGTAACCTTTACATCACGGTCACTGGGTTTTAAGGTCCCGCCCGGGTGGTTGTGGGCAACCAAAATGGACGATGCGGATGCCTTCATGGCCGCTGCAAATATCAGTTTCAGGTCTACTACTGTTCCGGATGTACCACCGGATGAGGCATTGACAATTCCCAATACCCTGTTTGCCCGGTTTAGAAGGATCACCTTGAACTCCTCAATGAATTCCAGTTTCGACTCGTCCCAGTTTGCCCTCAACACCTTGCTGGCACTTAGGGAAGAGACAATCTGTGGTTTTTCGGAGACTTTTGAATTAGGGCGATAGCTTAACGTGATTTCGGCTACTTGGCTGGGAACGAGACTTTTGTTGTTGGTATCCATAACATTTCATGTTTAAGGTTAGAAATTAATTATGGAAGCCGCCCAGCTTGAGGGCAACCAAGGCCATGTGGCAACGGAATAAATGAAGGCACTGTGGAAAGCCCTGTGTTTATGCCGGAATCTCATGGCCGCCCGGCAGCCTGAAAGCTAACTTTGTGGAGTGATTAATGATTAAATCAAAGCCCGTTTTTATAGGATAGTTTTCCCATGATAAACATTGGAAATTGTACTATTGCCAATTATTGGAATAGTATAACTCCTATTTTCTAAACTTCTACATGACCTTAATGACAATTTTTCCCTGTGTATGACCTGTTTCAATAGCTTCGTGGGCCTTGTGGATCTGATCAAACGGATACACCTCTGAGACAAGTGGGGCTAACTCGTTTTTTTGAATTAAACCGACCAACTTCTTTAAAATTTCCCGGTGTCTTCCCGATGATGCTGACATGCCCATATATTCATAACTGATGGTCCGGTTGTTCAATAAATTCTCATAACC from Echinicola soli encodes the following:
- a CDS encoding JAB domain-containing protein; the protein is MDTNNKSLVPSQVAEITLSYRPNSKVSEKPQIVSSLSASKVLRANWDESKLEFIEEFKVILLNRANRVLGIVNASSGGTSGTVVDLKLIFAAAMKASASSILVAHNHPGGTLKPSDRDVKVTEKLVKAGKLLDLPVMDHIIITAEGYYSFADMGGL